The Neovison vison isolate M4711 chromosome 5, ASM_NN_V1, whole genome shotgun sequence genome includes a region encoding these proteins:
- the CANT1 gene encoding soluble calcium-activated nucleotidase 1 translates to MPVQPSNHLEWNEPMHSLRISVGGLPVLASMTKAADPRFRPRWKVILPSFVGAAVLWLLYSHRPPPGRPPAPNAHSWRLSQVPADRYNDTYPLSAPQRTPGGTRYRIAVIADLDTESRAQEENTWFSYLKKGYLTLSDSGDKVAVEWDKGHGILESHLAEKGRGMELSELIVFNGRLYSVDDRTGVIYQIEGTRAVPWVILADGDGTVGKGFKAEWLAVKDEHLYVGGLGKEWTTSTGEVMNENPEWVKVVGCRGSVDHENWVSSYNALRAAAGIQPPGYLIHESACWSDTLQRWFFLPRRASHERYSEKDDERRGTNLLLSAAQDFGDISVSRVGDVVPTHGFSSFKFIPNTDDQIIVALKSEEDGGKIATYIMAFTLDGRFLLPETKIGNVKYEGIEFI, encoded by the exons ATGCCCGTCCAGCCCTCCAACCACCTGGAATGGAATGAGCCTATGCACTCCCTCCGGATAAGTGTGGGGGGCCTTCCGGTGCTGGCGTCCATGACCAAGGCGGCAGACCCCCGCTTCCGCCCCCGCTGGAAAGTGATCCTGCCGTCCTTTGTGGGTGCTGCTGTCCTCTGGCTGCTCTACTCCCACCGCCCACCCCCAGGCCGGCCCCCTGCACCCAACGCCCACAGCTGGAGGCTCAGCCAGGTCCCTGCTGACCGGTACAATGACACCTACCCCCTGTCTGCCCCCCAGAGGACGCCGGGCGGGACTCGGTACCGAATCGCAGTTATTGCCGACTTGGACACAGAGTCTAGAGCCCAAGAGGAAAATACCTGGTTCAGTTACCTGAAGAAGGGCTATCTGACCCTGTCAGACAGCGGGGACAAGGTGGCCGTGGAGTGGGACAAAGGCCACGGGATCCTCGAGTCCCACCTAGCTGAAAAGGGGCGGGGCATGGAGCTGTCTGAGCTCATCGTCTTCAATGGGAGACTGTACTCTGTGGACGACCGGACCGGGGTCATCTACCAGATCGAGGGTACCAGAGCCGTGCCGTGGGTGATTCTGGCCGATGGCGATGGGACCGTGGGGAAAG GCTTCAAAGCCGAGTGGCTGGCTGTGAAGGACGAGCATCTGTATGTGGGCGGCCTGGGCAAGGAGTGGACCACCAGCACGGGGGAGGTGATGAACGAAAATCCGGAGTGGGTGAAGGTGGTGGGCTGCAGAGGCAGCGTGGACCACGAGAACTGGGTGTCCAGCTACAATGCTCTGCGGGCCGCTGCAGGGATCCAGCCTCCAG GCTACCTCATTCACGAATCTGCCTGCTGGAGCGACACGCTGCAGCGGTGGTTCTTCCTGCCGCGCCGGGCCAGCCACGAGCGGTACAGCGAGAAGGATGACGAGCGCAGGGGCACCAACCTGCTGCTCAGCGCCGCCCAGGACTTCGGCGACATCTCCGTCAGCCGCGTGGGGGACGTGGTCCCCACGCACGGCTTCTCCTCCTTCAAGTTCATCCCCAACACCGACGACCAGATCATTGTGGCCCTCAAGTCTGAGGAGGACGGGGGCAAGATCGCCACCTACATCATGGCTTTCACACTGGACGGCCGTTTCCTACTGCCCGAGACCAAGATCGGCAACGTGAAATATGAAGGAATAGAGTTTATTTAA
- the LOC122905926 gene encoding galectin-3-binding protein, with the protein MAIPLLLWMWLLVAGTQGAEDGDMRLSDGNTPSEGRVEIFYRGQWGTVCDNLWDLTDASVVCRALGFTNATEALGGAAFGPGTGPVMLDEVECTGTEPSLANCTSLGWLKSRCRHSQDASAVCTNETRSTHTLDLSDELPTALEQIFDSQMGCDLSIRVRVRDQQQEGLDLCAHRLILSSNPEAQALWKEPGRTVTMEVDAECLPVVRDFIRYFYSRRLAVSLTSMKCFHKLASAYGAQQLQSFCAGLFTILLPEDPSFQTPLDLYAYALATRDPVLEELCVQFLAWNFEALTQAEAWPAVPMALLQVLLSRSELVVPSELALLTALDVWSQEKQPPRRDVEGLVEQIRFPMMLPEVLFELQFNLSLYGGHEALFQKKILQALEFHTVPLQLLAQYRGLNLSEDAYRPRLYTSPTWSASVSGNSQVSSGYWNDNYRSFQTPQHPSFLFQNKRISWSLVYLPTVQSCWNYGFSCSSDELPLLGLSKSDYSDPTIGYENKALMVCGGRFVAEVTDFEGQKARIPSALGTNSSRSASLFPCPAGSFSSYQAVIRPFYLTNSSGVD; encoded by the exons ATGGCTATCCCATTGCTCCTCTGGATGTGGCTGCTGGTGGCAGGGACTCAAG GCGCAGAAGATGGGGACATGCGGCTGTCGGACGGGAACACCCCCAGCGAGGGCCGCGTGGAGATCTTCTACAGAGGCCAGTGGGGGACCGTGTGTGACAACCTGTGGGACCTGACGGATGCCAGCGTCGTCTGCCGGGCCCTGGGGTTTACGAATGCCACTGAGGCTCTGGGCGGAGCAGCCTTTGGGCCAG GCACCGGCCCGGTCATGCTGGACGAGGTGGAGTGCACGGGGACGGAGCCCTCGCTGGCCAACTGCACGTCGCTGGGCTGGCTGAAGAGCCGGTGCAGGCACAGTCAGGACGCCAGCGCTGTCTGCACCAACG AAACCCGGAGCACCCACACCCTGGACCTGTCGGATGAGCTCCCCACGGCCCTCGAGCAGATCTTCGACAGCCAGATGGGCTGTGACCTGTCCATCAGGGTGAGGGTGCGGGACCAGCAGCAGGAGGGCCTGGACCTGTGCGCCCACAGGCTGATCCTGTCTTCCAACCCCGAGGCCCAGGCCCTGTGGAAGGAGCCGGGCCGCACGGTCACCATGGAGGTGGACGCAGAGTGCCTGCCTGTCGTCAGAGACTTCATCAG GTACTTCTACTCCCGGAGGCTGGCCGTCTCCCTGACGTCCATGAAGTGCTTCCACAAGCTCGCCTCCGCCTACGGCGCCCAGCAGCTGCAGAGCTTCTGCGCCGGCCTCTTTACCATCCTCCTCCCCGAGGACCCCTCTTTCCAGACGCCCCTGGACCTCTATGCCTACGCCCTGGCCACGCGGGACCCCGTGCTGGAGGAGCTGTGTGTGCAGTTCCTGGCCTGGAACTTCGAGGCCCTGACGCAGGCTGAGGCCTGGCCGGCCGTGCCCATGGCCCTGCTGCAGGTCCTGCTGTCCAGGAGTGAGCTTGTCGTGCCCAGCGAGCTGGCGCTGCTGACAGCCCTGGACGTGTGGAGCCAGGAGAAGCAGCCCCCCCGCAGGGATGTGGAAGGCCTGGTGGAGCAGATCCGGTTCCCCATGATGCTGCCCGAGGTGCTGTTCGAGCTGCAGTTCAACCTGTCCCTGTACGGGGGCCACGAGGCGCTGTTCCAGAAGAAGATCCTGCAGGCCCTAGAATTCCACACCGTGCCGCTGCAGCTGCTGGCGCAGTACAGGGGCCTGAACCTCAGCGAGGACGCCTACCGGCCCCGGCTGTACACCTCGCCCACCTGGAGCGCCTCCGTCTCCGGCAATTCCCAGGTCTCGTCCGGCTATTGGAACGACAACTACCGGTCCTTCCAGACCCCACAGCACCCCAGCTTCCTGTTCCAGAACAAGCGCATCTCCTGGTCTCTGGTCTACCTGCCCACCGTCCAGAGCTGCTGGAACTACGGGTTCTCGTGCTCCTCGGACGAGCTCCCCCTCCTGGGCCTCTCCAAGTCTGACTACTCAGATCCCACCATCGGCTATGAAAACAAAGCCCTGATGGTCTGTGGGGGGCGCTTCGTGGCCGAGGTCACTGACTTTGAGGGACAGAAGGCCAGGATCCCCAGTGCCCTGGGCACCAACAGTTCCCGGAGcgcctccctcttcccctgcccggCAGGCTCCTTCAGCAGCTACCAAGCGGTCATCCGCCCCTTCTACCTGACCAACTCCTCGGGCGTGGACTAG